One window of the Triticum dicoccoides isolate Atlit2015 ecotype Zavitan chromosome 3B, WEW_v2.0, whole genome shotgun sequence genome contains the following:
- the LOC119274212 gene encoding receptor-like protein EIX2 produces the protein MSIVLRCLCVQLAIASFLLTQTSSTETHANNTGSCVASERSALVRFKAGLSDAANRLSTWRGDDCCRWKGVRCSKSTGHVIKLDLQGSYDSYLGGNMSSSLAGLERLRYLDLSGNSFSGFQLAETLPSLHHLRYLNLSSSGFVGRIPPQLGNLSNLRYLSLGGNADTYSTDIAWLSRLSSLEHLDMSSVNLSAIPNWLPVVNMLPSLKILLLTSCQLNNSPDSLVHSNLTSLETLDISFNLAPKRLAPNWFWGLTSLKLLDISWSQFSGPIPDEIGNMTSMVELYLSHNNLVGMIPSNLKKLCNLETLFIHDAGINGSIMEFFQRLPSCSWNKFSALDLSNNSLTGSLPTKLQESWINLTFLYLGGNKLTGHVPLWIGELRKLTALNLMNNYLDGVIQEGHLSNLPRLQRLLLSGNSIAITVNSTWLPPFNLTMIGLRSCLLGPKFPMWLRWQTPIYLDISNASISDIVPDWFWIMVSSLDSVRMQQNQLRGFLPSTMEYMRTSAMDLSSNQFTGPIPKLPINLTYLDLSTNKLSRLPLEFGTPQLEVLLLFGNSISGTIPSSLCKLTSLKLLDISRNELTGLAPDCLVNESTTNTESLSLSNLSLRNNNLSGVFPLFLKNCPQLIFLDLAHNKFFGTLPSWIGEKLPSLAFLRLRYNMFHGHIPLGLTKLANLQYLDLSNNDISGNIPKSIVNYTRMILSRDKSDRFNGVLNFEDVVYRSDVDYTENFTIVTKGQERLYTGEVIYMVNLDLSCNNITGEIPEEISALVALKSLNLSWNALSANIPEKIGALVQVESLDLSHNELFGKIPTGLSALTSLSHLNLSYNNLSGEIPSGNQLQTLDDQKNIYVGNPGLCGPTISKKCPGTELIPATPEHHEDASNMISFYIAMSSGYVMGLWVVFCTFLFKRKWRIFWFSFCDSLYNRVYVKAAVSWASWTRKDG, from the coding sequence ATGAGCATCGTCCTTAGATGCTTGTGCGTGCAGCTAGCCATAGCCTCGTTCTTGCTCACACAAACCAGCTCCACTGAAACCCATGCCAACAACACGGGCAGTTGTGTTGCGAGTGAGAGATCCGCCCTTGTCCGCTTCAAAGCGGGCTTGTCGGACGCTGCAAACCGCCTTTCGACGTGGCGGGGCGACGACTGCTGCCGGTGGAAGGGTGTCCGTTGCAGCAAGAGCACCGGCCATGTCATCAAGCTCGATCTTCAAGGTTCTTACGACAGCTATCTAGGAGGCAACATGAGCTCCTCGTTGGCTGGTCTAGAACGCCTGAGGTACCTCGACCTCAGCGGCAACTCGTTTAGCGGCTTTCAGCTAGCAGAGACTTTGCCGTCTCTCCACCACTTGAGGTATCTAAACCTGTCCAGCTCGGGCTTTGTTGGAAGGATACCACCACAGCTGGGTAATCTCTCCAACTTACGTTACTTGAGTCTTGGTGGTAACGCCGACACATACTCCACGGATATCGCGTGGCTGTCGCGATTATCTTCCCTTGAACACCTGGACATGAGCTCTGTGAACCTTAGCGCCATTCCGAACTGGTTGCCAGTCGTGAATATGCTTCCTTCCCTCAAAATTCTTCTTCTTACTAGCTGCCAGCTTAACAACAGTCCTGATTCTCTTGTGCATTCAAACCTGACATCTCTTGAAACTCTCGACATTTCCTTCAACCTTGCCCCGAAGCGTCTAGCACCCAACTGGTTTTGGGGCTTGACTAGCCTTAAGTTGCTTGATATCTCATGGAGTCAATTTAGTGGTCCAATTCCTGACGAGATTGGGAATATGACCTCCATGGTAGAGCTCTATCTGTCACATAATAATCTTGTGGGCATGATACCATCAAACCTGAAAAAACTTTGTAACCTGGAAACATTGTTTATACATGATGCCGGTATCAATGGAAGCATAATGGAATTCTTTCAACGGTTGCCTTCTTGTTCATGGAATAAATTTTCAGCATTGGATCTATCTAACAACAGTTTGACAGGAAGCCTACCAACCAAGCTCCAAGAATCCTGGATCAATCTGACCTTTCTCTATCTTGGTGGAAACAAACTCACAGGTCATGTGCCGCTATGGATAGGAGAGCTCAGAAAGCTAACTGCATTGAACCTAATGAACAACTACCTGGATGGTGTTATACAGGAAGGTCATTTATCAAacctaccaagattgcagaggctgTTGTTGTCAGGTAATTCAATAGCCATCACAGTGAATTCAACTTGGCTTCCTCCATTTAATCTGACAATGATTGGACTCCGGTCGTGCCTACTCGGACCTAAATTTCCGATGTGGTTACGTTGGCAAACACCTATATACCTCGACATCTCAAATGCAAGCATCTCCGACATAGTTCCGGATTGGTTTTGGATAATGGTTTCCTCGTTGGACTCGGTTAGAATGCAACAAAATCAACTTCGTGGTTTTCTACCATCTACAATGGAATATATGAGGACATCCGCAATGGATCTCAGTTCCAATCAATTCACTGGTCCAATTCCTAAGCTTCCTATTAATCTAACCTACTTGGATCTTAGTACAAACAAACTATCAAGGCTACCATTAGAATTTGGAACGCCACAACTTGAAGTACTTCTTCTATTTGGCAACTCGATCTCTGGTACCATTCCATCATCTTTGTGCAAGTTGACATCATTGAAGCTATTAGATATATCAAGAAATGAGCTCACTGGGTTAGCTCCTGATTGCCTAGTCAATGAATCCACTACAAACACAGAAAGTTTGAGTCTTAGTAACCTAAGCTTAAGAAACAACAACCTCTCTGGTGTTTTTCCTTTATTCCTCAAAAATTGTCCCCAGCTCATATTTCTTGATCTCGCACACAATAAATTCTTTGGGACTTTGCCATCATGGATTGGGGAGaagttgccatctttggcattcttaCGGTTGAGATATAATATGTTTCATGGCCACATTCCTTTGGGGCTCACGAAGCTAGCTAATCTTCAATATTTGGACCTTTCCAACAACGATATTTCAGGAAACATACCAAAATCCATTGTTAACTACACACGGATGATTCTAAGCAGAGATAAATCTGATAGATTTAATGGAGTACTCAATTTTGAAGATGTTGTTTATCGCTCTGACGTTGACTACACAGAGAATTTCACAATAGTCACAAAAGGCCAGGAGAGATTATATACAGGAGAAGTCATATACATGGTAAATCTTGATTTGTCCTGTAACAACATCACAGGAGAGATTCCTGAAGAGATCAGCGCTCTTGTGGCACTGAAGAGCCTGAACCTATCATGGAATGCCCTCAGTGCAAATATTCCTGAGAAGATTGGCGCCTTGGTGCAAGTCGAGTCTCTTGACCTATCACATAATGAATTGTTCGGTAAAATCCCTACAGGCTTATCGGCTCTCACATCACTGAGTCACTTGAACCTGTCCTACAACAATCTAAGTGGAGAGATACCATCTGGAAATCAACTTCAAACACTTGATGACCagaaaaatatttatgtgggcaatCCAGGTCTTTGTGGTCCCACAATCTCCAAGAAATGTCCAGGAACTGAGTTAATTCCAGCTACTCCGGAACATCATGAAGATGCAAGCAATATGATCTCGTTTTACATCGCCATGAGCTCTGGATATGTAATGGGCCTCTGGGTAGTCTTCTGCACATTCTTGTTCAAGAGGAAATGGAGAATTTTCTGGTTCTCATTCTGTGACAGCTTGTACAACCGAGTTTATGTGAAGGCGGCTGTTAGTTGGGCTTCCTGGACAAGGAAAGATGGGTAG
- the LOC119280504 gene encoding non-specific lipid-transfer protein 2P-like, producing the protein MAVRKDMAVVVAAMMVLALLALASTASAAAAPCNAGLLAACASPVMTGSKPSAACCSNLRAQQGCFCQFAKNPIYGRYIQSPYTRQTVSTCGIALPHC; encoded by the coding sequence ATGGCGGTGAGGAAGGACATGGCCGTGGTGGTGGCGGCTATGATGGTGCTGGCGCTGCTGGCTCTGGCAAGCACAGCGAGCGCCGCCGCGGCGCCGTGCAACGCGGGGCTGCTGGCTGCGTGCGCGTCGCCGGTCATGACGGGGTCCAAGCCGAGCGCCGCGTGCTGCTCCAACCTGCGCGCGCAGCAGGGGTGCTTCTGCCAGTTCGCCAAGAACCCCATCTACGGCCGCTACATCCAAAGCCCCTACACCCGCCAGACCGTCTCAACCTGCGGCATCGCCCTGCCACACTGCTAG
- the LOC119274396 gene encoding protein GID8 homolog: protein MATSKKVVTREEWEGKLRDVKIRKEDMNRLVMNFLVTEGFVDAADRFRVESGTQPEIDLATITDRMEVKKAVQSGNVQEAIERINDLNPTILDTNPEIYFHLQQQKLIELIRVGKIHEALEFAQEELAPRGEENLAFLEEIEKTVALLVFEDVKNCPYGELLDVSQRLKTASEVNAAILTSQSHEKDPKLPSLLKMLIWAQNQLSEKAAYPRINNLSTADLEDPAI from the exons ATGGCGACCTCGAAGAAGGTGGTGACGCGCGAGGAGTGGGAGGGGAAGCTGCGCGACGTCAAGATCCGCAAGGAGGACATGAACCGCCTCGTCATGAACTTCCTCGTCACCGAGGGCTTCGTCGACGCCGCCGACCGCTTCCGCGTCGAGTCCGGCACCCAAC CGGAGATTGACCTGGCGACCATCACCGACCGGATGGAGGTGAAGAAGGCGGTTCAGTCGGGGAACGTCCAGGAGGCTATCGAGAGGATCAACGATCTCAACCCCACG ATTCTTGATACGAATCCCGAAATATACTTCCATCTGCAGCAACAAAAGCTGATAGAGTTGATTCGTGTGGGGAAAATACATGAAGCTTTGGAGTTTGCTCAAGAAGAACTTGCACCAAGAGGCGAAGAAAAT CTAGCCTTTCTCGAGGAAATAGAGAAAACAGTAGCACTTTTGGTTTTTGAAGATGTAAAGAACTGCCCATACGGGGAACTATTGGATGTTTCTCAACGTTTGAAGACAGCAAGTGAAGTTAACGCCGCCATCCTTACAAGCCAAAGCCATGAGAAAG ATCCAAAACTCCCTagcctgttgaagatgttgatttgGGCTCAAAACCAGCTGAGCGAAAAGGCAGCGTATCCACGAATCAATAACCTGTCCACTGCCGACCTAGAAGATCCAGCTATATGA